The Raphanus sativus cultivar WK10039 chromosome 2, ASM80110v3, whole genome shotgun sequence genome includes a region encoding these proteins:
- the LOC108842900 gene encoding cytochrome b561, DM13 and DOMON domain-containing protein At5g54830: protein MFVQRPVFLGSLLLGFFFFFVNGQKCSKSSSLVGYESEFRMLQHQLRGVFTVLDDCSFRVSRFDMLSGSDVHWWGAMTSDFENMTDSGFVISDQKLSQTFNNQSFVVRLLDNVTWDSIGVVSVWDLPTASDFGHVLLPNATEQDSSSSSKSESPPSESKDAATNNSEPLKAPTMFDNCKKLSDKYRLRWTLNVDEGYVDIGLEATTGLLNYMAFGWAKPNTTSNLMLNADVVITGIREDGFPFADDFYITKSSVCYVRDGFAAGVCPDTVYEGPDAVGSSVNNTKLVYGHRIDGVSFVRYRRPLNDSDNKFDFPVNATENLTVIWALGVIKPPDVINPYYLPENHGGVESENYGHFSLSLSENVDECLGPLDADNKYDQGVIIADANAPLVVTAGPSVHYPNPPNPSKVLYINKKEAPVLRVERGVPVKFSIEAGHDVSFYITSDFLGGNASLRNRTETIYAGGQETHGVLSSPLELVWAPNRNTPDQLYYHSIFQEKMGWKVQVVDGGLSDMYNNSVNLDDQQVKFFWTIVGDSISIAARGEKKSGYLAIGFGSEMANSYAYVGWFDRNGTGHVNTYWIGAESASSIRPTVENMTYVRCKSEEGIITLEFTRPLKPSCSHRDRPECKNMIDPTTPLKVIWAMGAKWTDGQLTERNMHSVTSQRPVRVMLTRGSAEAEQDLRPVLGVHGFMMFLAWGILLPGGILSARYLKHIKGDGWFKIHMYLQCSGLAIVFLGLLFAVAELNGFSFSSSHVKFGFTAIVLACAQPVNAWLRPAKPAQGELMSSKRLIWEYSHSIVGQSAVVIGVVALFTGMKHLGERNGAENVDGLNWALGLWVFLGVVTVVYLEYRERGRRRARNLSRGNWVLGNVEEDDSTDLIDSRGGFRDKDDEEGRNGRRSEIQLEPLK, encoded by the coding sequence ATGTTCGTTCAAAGACCCGTTTTTCTTGGGTCTCTCCTGttgggtttcttcttcttctttgtaaaCGGGCAAAAATGCTCAAAGTCGAGTTCTTTGGTCGGGTACGAGTCCGAGTTCAGGATGTTGCAACACCAGCTCCGTGGGGTTTTCACCGTTCTTGATGATTGTTCCTTTAGGGTTTCACGTTTCGATATGCTCTCTGGCTCTGATGTTCATTGGTGGGGTGCAATGACTTCTGATTTCGAGAACATGACTGATAGTGGCTTCGTCATCTCTGATCAGAAGCTTAGTCAAACATTCAATAACCAGTCTTTCGTCGTCCGTTTGTTGGATAATGTTACATGGGATAGTATAGGAGTGGTTTCGGTTTGGGATTTGCCTACTGCTTCTGATTTTGGGCACGTTCTGCTCCCCAATGCTACAGAGCAAgattcgtcttcttcttcgaaATCTGAATCACCTCCTTCAGAGAGTAAAGATGCTGCTACCAATAACAGTGAGCCCTTAAAGGCTCCTACCATGTTTGATAATTGCAAGAAGCTTTCGGATAAGTATAGGCTCAGGTGGACCCTGAATGTAGACGAAGGTTATGTAGATATTGGTCTAGAGGCTACAACTGGTTTGCTGAACTACATGGCGTTTGGTTGGGCTAAACCGAACACTACCTCAAACCTTATGCTGAATGCTGATGTTGTGATTACCGGGATTAGAGAGGATGGCTTCCCTTTTGCTGATGATTTCTACATTACAAAGTCGAGTGTATGCTATGTCAGGGATGGTTTTGCCGCTGGGGTTTGTCCTGACACTGTGTATGAAGGACCAGATGCAGTTGGTTCTTCGGTGAATAACACAAAACTTGTTTACGGGCATAGGATAGATGGAGTTTCGTTTGTTAGGTATAGGAGGCCGTTGAATGATAGTGATAACAAGTTTGATTTTCCTGTGAATGCAACTGAGAATCTTACAGTTATTTGGGCACTTGGGGTGATAAAACCACCAGATGTTATCAATCCTTACTATCTACCTGAGAATCACGGCGGTGTGGAATCGGAAAACTACGGGCATTTTTCTCTTAGTCTCTCGGAAAATGTGGATGAATGTCTGGGACCACTGGACGCAGACAACAAGTATGATCAAGGTGTGATCATTGCCGACGCCAACGCACCTCTTGTTGTCACGGCTGGACCATCTGTGCATTATCCGAACCCTCCAAACCCTTCGAAGGTTCTGTATATCAACAAGAAAGAAGCACCGGTGCTGAGAGTGGAGAGAGGTGTTCCTGTGAAGTTTTCAATAGAAGCAGGACACGACGTCTCGTTCTACATAACTTCAGACTTTCTCGGTGGGAATGCTTCTCTAAGGAACAGAACCGAGACGATCTATGCAGGTGGGCAAGAAACTCATGGAGTATTGTCGAGTCCGTTAGAGCTCGTTTGGGCTCCTAATAGAAACACACCTGACCAACTCTATTATCACTCGATTTTTCAAGAGAAAATGGGTTGGAAGGTTCAGGTTGTGGACGGTGGACTCTCGGATATGTACAACAACAGTGTTAATCTAGATGATCAGCAAGTAAAGTTCTTTTGGACCATAGTAGGTGATTCAATATCGATCGCAGCTCGTGGCGAGAAGAAAAGTGGCTATCTTGCAATTGGTTTCGGCAGCGAGATGGCAAACAGTTATGCTTATGTTGGTTGGTTTGATAGAAACGGAACAGGACATGTAAACACGTACTGGATTGGTGCAGAATCAGCTTCCTCTATTCGACCCACAGTCGAAAACATGACATATGTGAGATGCAAATCCGAAGAAGGGATCATCACGCTGGAGTTCACCCGCCCCTTGAAACCTTCCTGCAGTCATCGAGACAGACCCGAGTGTAAGAACATGATCGATCCCACCACTCCTCTTAAAGTGATATGGGCGATGGGTGCTAAATGGACAGATGGTCAGTTAACAGAGAGAAACATGCACTCGGTTACAAGTCAGAGACCTGTCCGTGTCATGTTGACGCGTGGATCAGCAGAAGCGGAGCAAGACCTCAGACCGGTCTTGGGCGTTCACGGATTTATGATGTTCCTCGCTTGGGGAATCTTGCTTCCAGGCGGGATATTATCCGCTAGGTACCTGAAACACATCAAAGGCGATGGCTGGTTCAAGATTCATATGTATCTTCAGTGCTCAGGACTAGCCATTGTCTTCCTCGGCCTCCTCTTCGCAGTAGCTGAACTCAACGGTTTCAGTTTCAGTTCATCCCACGTTAAGTTCGGTTTCACAGCCATAGTTTTGGCTTGCGCTCAGCCCGTGAACGCCTGGCTAAGGCCGGCGAAACCTGCTCAAGGAGAGCTAATGTCTTCGAAGCGATTAATCTGGGAGTACTCTCACTCGATCGTTGGTCAATCCGCTGTTGTCATTGGTGTTGTTGCGCTCTTCACGGGAATGAAACATTTGGGAGAACGGAACGGAGCAGAGAACGTAGACGGGCTTAACTGGGCACTTGGGTTATGGGTGTTCCTGGGAGTGGTGACCGTTGTGTATTTGGAGTACAgggaaagaggaagaagaagagcgaGGAACCTGAGCAGAGGGAACTGGGTCTTGGGGAATGTTGAAGAAGATGATTCGACTGATCTAATAGATTCAAGAGGAGGTTTCAGAGataaagatgatgaagaaggtaGAAATGGAAGGAGGAGTGAGATTCAGTTAGAGCCGTTGAAATAA